In Candidatus Anoxymicrobium japonicum, one genomic interval encodes:
- the purE gene encoding 5-(carboxyamino)imidazole ribonucleotide mutase codes for MNAINVLIITGSENDLPMMDGSAEMLGALGITCEIVVASAHRAPEKVLDAVREAEAAGAEVIIAGAGMSAALPGVVASHTDLPVIGVPLDSGMPGGIDALFSMVQMPTGIPVATVAVGGAKNAAVLAARILAIKDPGIRKKLKDYRKTLAEGGSR; via the coding sequence ATGAACGCGATAAATGTTCTTATCATTACGGGAAGCGAGAACGATCTTCCAATGATGGACGGGAGCGCTGAGATGCTTGGCGCGCTTGGCATAACTTGCGAGATCGTTGTGGCCTCGGCCCACAGGGCGCCCGAAAAGGTGCTCGACGCGGTTCGCGAGGCGGAAGCCGCGGGGGCTGAAGTGATCATCGCGGGCGCCGGCATGAGCGCCGCGCTTCCGGGAGTGGTCGCGTCCCACACGGATTTGCCGGTCATCGGCGTTCCTCTCGACTCGGGGATGCCAGGTGGAATAGACGCCCTCTTCTCGATGGTTCAGATGCCAACGGGCATTCCTGTCGCCACGGTCGCGGTTGGTGGCGCGAAGAACGCGGCGGTGCTTGCCGCCCGTATTCTTGCTATCAAAGATCCCGGCATCAGAAAAAAGCTGAAGGATTACAGGAAGACGCTTGCTGAAGGAGGCAGCCGATGA